Proteins encoded together in one Diabrotica undecimpunctata isolate CICGRU chromosome 3, icDiaUnde3, whole genome shotgun sequence window:
- the LOC140435635 gene encoding facilitated trehalose transporter Tret1-like isoform X2, translating into MALGCIFGGISLAKFGRKTTHVIICLPMFLGWLLMFLAHDINMIFIGRFITGLMTGMVASACSVYIAETSDPSYRAFLLGLIVACASLGIFFVHLFGTFLSWKLTALICSLFALIAQIVIPFTAESPSWLLSKDKVEEAAKSFQWCRGDSEEATKEFEAMLNQKNEQEKATERTKFKHLFVPEFLKPLGIICVYISANQWSGINAMPFYYIRIMKETIGDDINDYVATLVVDVVRCLMSLLASALLKRYNRRPLAIISGFGAAGSLFVLSFYTYIVTVFPSIRSGYIPMACLISFMIFVCIGFQPLPWSLVGELFPIKSRSIGGGLSSCIAFLALLSIVKTMPDLFEMYNISGVFLIFAIVSLVGTIFVCFFLPETKDKTLQEIEEEFRGKKKKFIENTRI; encoded by the exons ATGGCATTAGGCTGTATCTTCGGCGGTATCTCCCTTGCAAAATTCGGCAGAAAAACAACCCACGTAATCATATGCTTGCCGATGTTTCTGGGTTGGCTCTTAATGTTTCTAGCACATgatataaatatgatttttattggAAGATTTATCACAGGACTTATGACTGGAATGGTGGCTTCAGCATGTAGTGTATACATTGCTGAAACCTCAGATCCGTCTTATAGGGCCTTTTTGCTAGGGTTGATTGTTGCATGTGCTTCATTAG gaatattttttGTTCATCTCTTCGGAACTTTTCTCTCGTGGAAGCTAACAGCTCTGATATGTTCGCTATTTGCACTAATAGCTCAAATAGTAATACCGTTTACTGCCGAATCGCCATCTTGGTTACTCAGTAAAGACAAGGTAGAAGAAGCAGCAAAATCTTTTCAATGGTGTCGAGGAGATTCAGAAGAAGCGACCAAAGAATTCGAGGCAATGTTAAACCAAAAGAATGAACAAGAAAAGGCTACAGAaagaacaaaatttaaacatcTTTTCGTTCCAGAGTTTTTAAAACCCTTAGGTATCATATGTGTCTATATATCAGCAAACCAATGGAGTGGAATAAATGCGATGCCCTTTtattatattcgtattatgaagGAAACCATCGGTGACGACATAAACGACTACGTTGCGACATTAGTGGTGGACGTTGTTAGATGTTTAATGTCATTATTGGCTTCTGCGCTTTTAAAAAGATACAATCGTAGGCCTCTTGCAATTATTAGTGGTTTTGGTGCTGCCGGTTCTCTTTTTGTACTAAGTTTCTATACTTACATAGTAACAGTCTTCCCGAGCATACGTTCGGGCTATATTCCAATGGCATGTTTAATTTCTTTTATGATTTTTGTATGCATTGGGTTCCAACCATTACCTTGGTCTTTGGTAGGAGAACTATTTCCCATAAAATCTAGAAGTATTGGGGGTGGATTATCATCGTGTATAGCATTTTTAGCCTTACTATCAATAGTTAAAACCATGCCCGATTTATTTGAGATGTATAATATCAGCGGCGTGTTTCTAATCTTTGCGATAGTGAGTTTGGTGGGTACTATATTTGTGTGTTTTTTCCTGCCTGAAACTAAAGACAAGACCTTGCAGGAAATTGAGGAAGAATTTAGAGGCAAGAAGAAAAAGTTTATAGAAAATACtcgaatttaa